In Aliamphritea ceti, a single window of DNA contains:
- a CDS encoding MarR family winged helix-turn-helix transcriptional regulator — MTDKLSAVSQENVAGDAVDKIISQWQAQRPDLDLEGMATIGRVKRCAALLQPKLESVFKQFDLSFWEFDVLATLRRSGDDCCLSPTELFSTMMITSGTMTHRMKQLESRGLVERLPNPQDARSMLVKLTAEGFSKVDAAVTAHTINEKQILAGLPAEKLAALDIALVELLKVLEE; from the coding sequence ATGACCGATAAACTTTCAGCTGTTAGCCAGGAAAACGTTGCGGGCGATGCCGTAGATAAGATCATTAGCCAGTGGCAGGCGCAGCGGCCAGATCTTGATCTGGAAGGCATGGCGACGATTGGTCGTGTAAAGCGTTGTGCAGCGTTACTGCAACCAAAACTGGAAAGTGTGTTTAAGCAGTTTGATTTGAGTTTCTGGGAATTCGATGTGCTGGCGACTTTACGTCGTTCCGGCGATGATTGTTGTCTTTCACCAACAGAGCTGTTTTCCACTATGATGATTACGTCTGGCACTATGACTCATCGAATGAAACAGCTTGAGTCACGGGGGCTGGTGGAGCGTCTGCCTAATCCTCAGGATGCCCGCAGTATGTTGGTGAAACTGACCGCAGAAGGTTTTTCAAAAGTAGATGCGGCAGTGACTGCTCACACCATTAATGAGAAGCAAATTCTGGCGGGGTTACCGGCAGAGAAACTAGCGGCTTTAGATATTGCTTTAGTGGAACTGCTAAAGGTGTTGGAAGAGTAG
- a CDS encoding cysteine hydrolase family protein produces the protein MSHSSINNQKIIKKVSSRRGTLHAFNDIDPRSTALVVIDMTNAFVLKDAHCEAIIPSINSLACDLRKAGGSVAWVTPKSNQVQQNHIAIFGPKTAQELHNITQADDPRSQIHASLTVDTADIISYKFGYSAFFPGKSNLHAQLQERNITTVLICGTVTNVCCESSARDAVELNYQTILIADLSIGHAHGLHEATLNTFYRSFGDVRTYKELSEMLASSDINLSRSR, from the coding sequence ATGTCTCACTCAAGTATTAATAATCAAAAAATTATTAAAAAAGTATCGTCACGCAGAGGCACATTGCACGCATTCAATGATATTGATCCTCGCAGTACAGCACTCGTCGTAATCGATATGACCAACGCCTTTGTTCTGAAAGATGCACATTGCGAAGCTATTATTCCGTCTATCAATTCTTTGGCATGCGATCTGAGAAAAGCTGGAGGCTCTGTCGCCTGGGTAACGCCCAAAAGCAATCAAGTACAACAAAACCATATTGCTATTTTTGGTCCGAAAACTGCTCAGGAACTGCATAATATAACCCAAGCAGATGACCCAAGATCGCAGATACATGCATCACTGACAGTCGATACTGCTGACATTATTTCTTACAAATTCGGCTACAGTGCATTCTTCCCCGGAAAATCAAATCTGCACGCACAATTGCAAGAAAGAAATATTACAACAGTACTTATTTGCGGCACTGTTACTAACGTTTGTTGTGAATCGTCAGCCCGGGATGCTGTAGAGCTAAACTACCAAACAATTCTGATTGCAGACCTTAGTATTGGTCATGCACATGGCCTGCACGAAGCAACACTCAACACCTTCTACCGATCATTTGGAGATGTACGGACTTATAAAGAACTATCGGAAATGCTTGCCTCTTCTGATATCAACTTATCCCGTTCGAGATAA
- a CDS encoding LysE family translocator → MIPDTFFLFDTLLTLETWLAFVLASSVLLIIPGPTILTVISYSISHGNRARWPLIAAVALGDSTALLLSLVGLGTLLAQSAFWFMVVKWIGGLYLLYLGIKLLRAGVNPMSLPADTSVSGWKLFANTYLVTAMNPKGIIFFVAFLPQFITPGAGAATQLWWLAITFVSLATLNACLYSLFAAQARKLLSHKRAHRAFNLGGGSLLSAAGIWALTASRQ, encoded by the coding sequence ATGATCCCCGATACCTTTTTCTTATTCGACACATTACTGACACTGGAAACCTGGCTGGCATTTGTCCTCGCTTCCAGTGTTTTACTGATTATTCCTGGTCCTACCATTCTGACCGTAATCAGTTACTCAATTTCCCATGGTAACCGTGCCCGCTGGCCGCTGATTGCAGCGGTAGCACTGGGGGACTCAACCGCTCTGCTGTTATCCCTTGTAGGGCTGGGTACATTACTGGCGCAATCCGCTTTCTGGTTCATGGTCGTCAAATGGATCGGTGGTTTATATCTGTTATATCTGGGCATAAAACTGTTGCGGGCCGGCGTAAATCCAATGAGCTTGCCTGCCGACACCAGTGTGTCTGGCTGGAAACTGTTTGCAAATACCTATCTGGTTACCGCGATGAATCCAAAAGGTATTATTTTCTTCGTGGCTTTCCTGCCTCAGTTCATTACCCCCGGCGCAGGTGCTGCAACCCAGTTATGGTGGCTGGCAATTACTTTTGTATCGCTGGCAACGCTCAATGCTTGTCTGTATTCACTGTTCGCCGCTCAGGCCAGAAAACTGCTTAGTCATAAACGTGCACACCGGGCATTCAACCTTGGTGGTGGCAGCCTGTTATCTGCGGCAGGTATCTGGGCACTGACCGCCAGCCGGCAATAA
- a CDS encoding pirin family protein, translating to MHIQIINSRPSSDGAGVKLQRVHGFRDNSLDPFLMLDEINSDNPDDYIAGFPPHPHRGLETLTYIRAGGFEHQDHMGNQGKIREGEAQWMSAGKGVIHSEKPLLGQNALHGFQLWINLPAANKMQPAAWKDIPLSELPWQKLQTNNADSSNGSHASVKVIAGSLQLQSQTYSGPLQTTAPTRVADLQLPANQNVTLDAVSEENLLIFVYQGELIIQGQSVGKRQMAKISDAGTLQLSATENTGMLILSGQPLKEPVAHHGPFVMNTAEEIQQAMADYQAGVLTD from the coding sequence ATGCATATTCAGATCATCAACAGCCGGCCATCCAGCGATGGTGCAGGGGTAAAATTGCAGCGGGTACATGGTTTTCGTGATAACAGTCTCGATCCGTTCCTGATGCTTGACGAAATAAACTCCGATAACCCGGATGATTACATCGCCGGTTTTCCGCCACATCCTCACCGCGGCCTGGAAACCCTGACCTATATTCGGGCCGGTGGCTTTGAACATCAGGACCACATGGGCAATCAGGGAAAAATCAGGGAAGGTGAAGCCCAGTGGATGTCTGCCGGTAAAGGCGTCATTCACAGCGAGAAACCTTTACTGGGTCAGAATGCCCTGCATGGATTTCAGCTATGGATTAACTTACCGGCAGCAAACAAAATGCAGCCAGCTGCCTGGAAAGATATTCCCCTTTCCGAGTTACCCTGGCAGAAGCTTCAAACCAACAATGCTGATAGCAGTAACGGTAGTCACGCAAGCGTGAAAGTCATTGCCGGTTCACTGCAACTGCAGTCACAAACTTACAGCGGACCACTGCAAACAACGGCACCTACCCGGGTTGCAGATCTGCAATTGCCAGCAAACCAGAACGTTACACTGGATGCTGTTAGCGAAGAAAACCTGCTCATTTTTGTCTATCAGGGTGAGTTAATTATCCAGGGGCAGTCTGTTGGCAAGCGTCAAATGGCTAAGATCAGCGATGCTGGCACATTGCAATTAAGTGCAACAGAAAATACCGGAATGCTCATTCTAAGTGGCCAGCCACTTAAAGAACCTGTTGCCCATCACGGCCCCTTTGTCATGAATACTGCTGAAGAAATACAGCAAGCAATGGCTGACTATCAGGCCGGCGTTCTGACAGACTAA
- a CDS encoding LysR family transcriptional regulator: MRVTLEQWRMLKAVVDHGGFAHAAAAVHKSQSSINHAIHKMEDQLGVKLLQVKGRKAYLTDAGSLLLRRAESLLDSAQHIDDLAQSLSAGEEPEISLAIDQIMPAVYITEVLELFANEYPNTRVQLYETVLSGAREALEEGAVDLAITGAGMPGYLSEPMTGVDFIAVASPRHELCNMGPLNLDDLRNFRQIVTRDSALQDKVDSGWLKAEQRWTVSNLSTAVAMVQRGVGFAWLPMTRVGPLILSDELKVLPLEKGALRSMTLQMYYGRGEQSGPGVMRLAELLKEFCVMQCPKHDIPMRAQILAEIEKPET; encoded by the coding sequence ATGAGAGTCACCCTTGAACAGTGGCGTATGCTGAAAGCTGTTGTTGATCATGGCGGTTTTGCGCATGCGGCGGCGGCTGTGCATAAAAGCCAGTCGAGTATTAATCACGCCATTCACAAAATGGAAGATCAGCTGGGTGTGAAGCTGTTACAGGTAAAAGGCCGTAAGGCATATTTGACAGATGCTGGCAGTTTGTTGTTACGCCGTGCAGAGAGCCTGCTCGACAGTGCGCAGCATATTGATGATTTGGCACAAAGCCTGTCTGCCGGGGAGGAGCCTGAAATCAGCCTGGCGATTGATCAGATAATGCCGGCGGTTTATATCACGGAAGTGCTGGAGTTGTTCGCCAATGAATATCCGAATACCCGGGTACAGTTATATGAAACAGTGTTATCCGGCGCCCGGGAAGCACTGGAGGAGGGGGCTGTTGATCTGGCGATAACCGGCGCGGGTATGCCAGGGTATTTATCTGAACCTATGACCGGAGTGGATTTTATCGCGGTAGCGTCACCCAGACATGAGCTGTGTAATATGGGGCCGCTTAATCTGGATGATTTGCGTAATTTTCGCCAAATAGTCACCCGGGATTCTGCCCTGCAGGACAAAGTTGATTCCGGTTGGCTCAAAGCTGAGCAGCGCTGGACGGTGAGTAATCTCAGTACTGCGGTGGCGATGGTACAGCGGGGCGTGGGGTTTGCCTGGCTGCCAATGACAAGGGTTGGGCCTCTTATCCTCAGTGATGAATTGAAAGTTCTGCCATTGGAAAAAGGCGCGTTACGCAGTATGACACTACAGATGTACTACGGCCGTGGTGAACAGAGTGGCCCCGGTGTGATGCGGCTGGCGGAGTTGCTGAAAGAATTCTGTGTGATGCAGTGTCCGAAGCATGACATACCGATGCGGGCGCAGATTTTGGCAGAGATCGAAAAACCGGAAACATAA